A DNA window from Trichomycterus rosablanca isolate fTriRos1 chromosome 9, fTriRos1.hap1, whole genome shotgun sequence contains the following coding sequences:
- the crnkl1 gene encoding crooked neck-like protein 1, giving the protein MASTAAGKQRIPKVAKVKNKAPAEVQITAEQLLREAKERELELLPPPPKQKITDEEELNDYKLRKRKGFEDNIRKNRTVITNWIKYAQWEESLKEVQRARSIYERALDVDHRNVTLWLKYAEMEMKNKQVNHARNIWDRAITILPRVNTFWYKYTYMEEMLGNVAGCRLAFERWMEWEPEEQAWHSYINFELRYKEVEKARTIYERFVIIHPEVKNWIKYARFEDKHGYIAHGRKVFERAVEFFGEEYIDENLFVAFARFEEKQKEFERVRVIYKFALDRIPKHQAQELFKNYTVFEKRFGDRRGIEDVIVSKRRFQYEEEVKANPHNYDAWFDYLRLVESDADADTAREVYERAIANVPPILEKRHWRRYVYLWINYALYEELEVKDPERTRQVYQACLELIPHKKFTFAKIWLLYGQFEIRQKNLQNARRGLGTGIGKCPKNKLFKGYIELELQLREFDRCRKLYEKYLEFSPENCTTWIKFAELETILGDVDRARAIFELATGQPRLDMPEVLWKSYIDFEIEQEEYENTQRLYKRLLQRTQHVKVWISYAQFEFSTEGEERLQRCRQVYEEANHGLRTCEEKEERLMLLEAWRDFEQEFGTSANKERVKKLMPEKVKKRRKLTAEDGSDAGWEEYYDYIFPEDAANQPNLKLLAMAKMWKKQQQQDEPEEPETESGETEQPEAEEANSAGAQEPKEGVDDDRDDSTSSSSSSSESKSESGSDSDHDEKKTDAAKKD; this is encoded by the exons ATGGCGTCCACCGCGGCGGGAAAACAAAGGATACCGAAAGTGGCAAAG GTGAAGAATAAAGCCCCGGCTGAGGTGCAGATCACCGCCGAGCAGCTTCTCCGAGAAGCCAAGGAGAGAGAACTCGAGCTTCTTCCCCCTCCACCCAAACAGAAGATCACAGATGAAGAGGAGCTAAATGACTACAAATTACGAAAACGCAAG GGATTTGAAGACAATATCCGAAAGAACAGAACTGTAATTACCAACTGGATAAAGTACGCACAATGGGAGGAAAGTCTGAAAGAAGTGCAGAG gGCTCGATCTATTTACGAGCGAGCGCTGGATGTGGATCACCGAAACGTCACACTGTGGCTGAAGTACGCCGAGATGGAGATGAAGAACAAGCAGGTCAATCATGCACGCAACATCTGGGACCGAGCCATCACCATCCTACCCAGAGTCAACACCTTCTG GTACAAATACACCTATATGGAGGAGATGCTGGGAAACGTGGCGGGCTGCAGGCTGGCGTTTGAACGCTGGATGGAGTGGGAACCTGAAGAACAGGCCTGGCACTCCTACATCAACTTTGAGCTGCGCTATAAGGAGGTGGAGAAAGCCAGAACCATCTATGAGAGAT TCGTGATCATCCATCCTGAAGTGAAGAACTGGATCAAATACGCCCGCTTCGAGGACAAACACGGCTACATAGCTCACGGCAGAAAAGTGTTCGAGAGAGCCGTGGAGTTCTTCGGCGAGGAGTACATCGACGAAAACCTGTTCGTTGCCTTCGCCAGATTTGAGGAGAAGCAAAAGGAG ttcgAGCGCGTTCGGGTGATTTATAAGTTCGCTCTGGATAGAATCCCCAAACATCAAGCGCAGGAGCTGTTCAAGAACTACACTGTATTCGAGAAGAGGTTCGGGGACAGGAGAGGGATCGAGGACGTCATCGTCAGCAAGCGCAGGTTCCAGTATGAGGAGGAGGTCAAG GCGAACCCGCACAACTACGACGCCTGGTTCGATTACCTGCGCCTGGTGGAGAGCGACGCAGACGCCGACACGGCCCGAGAGGTGTACGAACGAGCCATCGCCAACGTCCCCCCCATCCTGGAGAAGAGGCACTGGAGACGCTACGTCTACCTGTGGATCAACTACGCCCTGTACGAGGAGCTGGAGGTCAAG GATCCTGAGAGGACGCGGCAGGTGTATCAGGCGTGTCTGGAGCTCATCCCTCACAAAAAG TTCACCTTTGCCAAAATCTGGCTGCTCTACGGCCAGTTTGAGATCCGTCAGAAGAACCTGCAGAACGCCAGACGAGGCTTG GGCACGGGCATCGGGAAATGTCCGAAAAACAAGTTGTTTAAGGGCTACATCGAGCTGGAGCTGCAGCTCAGAGAGTTCGACCGCTGCCGGAAGCTCTACGAGAAATACCTGGAGTTCAGCCCGGAGAACTGCACCACCTGGATCAAGTTTGCCGAGCTGGAGACCATCCTGGGAGACGTGGACCGGGCGCGGGCCATATTCGAACTGGCCACCGGTCAGCCGCGCCTCGACATGCCCGAG GTTCTGTGGAAGTCGTACATCGATTTTGAGATAGAGCAGGAGGAGTACGAGAACACACAGAGACTCTATAAGAGGCTCCTGCAGCGCACACAGCACGTCAAG GTATGGATCAGTTACGCGCAGTTCGAGTTCTCTACGGAGGGCGAGGAGCGGCTGCAGCGGTGCAGGCAGGTGTACGAGGAGGCGAACCACGGCCTGCGTACCTGCgaggagaaggaggagaggCTGATGCTGCTCGAGGCCTGGAGAGACTTCGAGCAGGAGTTCGGAACCTCCGCCAACAAGGAACGAGTGAAGAAGCTCATGCCGGAGAAGGTGAAGAAGAGGAGGAAGCTCACGGCCGAGGACGGG TCGGACGCCGGATGGGAGGAATATTACGACTACATCTTTCCTGAGGACGCCGCCAATCAGCCCAACCTCAAACTGCTGGCCATGGCCAAGATGTGGAAGAAACAGCAGCAGCAAGATGAACCGGAGGAACCGGAGACCGAATCGGGTGAAACTGAACAGCCCGAAGCAGAGGAGGCAAACAGTGCAGGAGCTCAGGAGCCCAAAGAGGGCGTGGACGACGATCGGGACGACAGTacgagcagcagcagcagcagcagtgagaGTAAAAGTGAGAGTGGAAGCGATAGTGACCATGATGAGAAGAAAACAGACGCCGCAAAGAAGGACTGA
- the naa20 gene encoding N-alpha-acetyltransferase 20 produces MTSLRAFTCDDLFKFNNINLDPLTETYGIPFYLQYLAHWPEYFIVAEAPGGELMGYIMGKAEGSVAREEWHGHVTALSVAPEFRRLGLAAKLMDMLEEISERKGGFFVDLFVRVSNQVAVNMYKQLGYSVYRTVIEYYSASNGEPDEDAYDMRKALSRDTEKKSIIPLPHPVRPEDIE; encoded by the exons AAATTTGGACCCGTTGACAGAGACT TATGGGATTCCCTTTTACCTGCAGTACCTGGCGCACTGGCCGGAGTACTTCATCGTGGCAGAGGCGCCCGGCGGAGAGCTGATGGGCTACA TCATGGGAAAGGCCGAGGGTTCAGTGGCGAGGGAGGAGTGGCACGGTCACGTCACGGCCCTCTCGGTGGCTCCCGAGTTCAGACGACTGGGTCTGGCGGCCAAACTGATGGACATGCTGGAGGAGATCTCAGAAAG GAAAGGAGGATTCTTCGTTGATCTTTTCGTCCGCGTCTCCAACCAAGTAGCCGTGAACATGTACAAGCAGCTGGGCTACAGCGTCTACAGGACGGTCATCGAGTACTACTCGGCCAGCAACGGGGAGCCGGACGAAGACGCTTACG ATATGAGGAAAGCCTTGTCCAGAGACACGGAGAAGAAATCTATCATCCCGCTGCCACACCCGGTTCGACCTGAAGATATAGAATAA